Genomic DNA from Actinomycetota bacterium:
GTCCACCAGTCTGCCTGATGTACTTGCCTTCAATGCTGGTGATGGGCTTTCTTATGGTCTCTCGATAAGCAACCTGTGGTCTGCCAACATTGCAACCCACTTTGAATTCCCGAATTAATCTGTCCACAATGACCTCCAAATGGAGCTCCCCCATTCCGGAAATGATTGTCTGCCCCGTTTCTTCATCGACCTTAACACGGAAGGTTGGATCCTCCTCGGCGATTTTGGCCAAGGAAGATGCAAGTTTCTCTTGATCCGCTTTGGTCTTAGGTTCAATGGCTATAGAGATCACCGGCTCCGGAAAGATCATGGATTCGAGAACTATGGGATGATTTTGATCACAGAGGGTGTCTCCCGTAAATGTCCTCTTGAGTCCAACCACCGCTACGATATCGCCAGAACAAACCCTCGATTTCTCCTCACGGCGATTGGCGTGCATCTGGAGAATTCTTCCCACCCGCTCTTTTAAGCCAGTTGTGGAATTCAAAACGTGTGAACCAGCCTGCAAAATACCGGAGTAAACTCTAAGGAAGGTTAACTTTCCTACATAGGGATCAACTTGGACTTTGAAGGCCAGTGCAGCAAATGGCGCCTCGTCAAAAGCGGGTCGGATTTCTTCCCTCATGATACGAGGATTTATGCCCTTGACAGGGGGAATATCCAAAGGAGAGGGGAGGTAATTCACAATCGCGTCAAGAAGAGGCTGAACTCCCTTATTCTTTAAGGAAGCTCCGCACAGAATGGGAGTAATTTTCACTGAAAGGGTTCCATTTCTTAAAGCCTTATTTATATCTTCTGGAGTAATTTCTTCTCCCTCAAGGTACTTATGAAGGAGTTCGTCATCGTATTCAGCAGCCGTTTCTAAAAGGTATTGACGGTATTCCTCGGCCAAACTCTTAAGATCTGCTGGTATTTCCCTTTCCTCCCAAATCGTACCCAGATCATCCATCCAAACTATGGCCTTCATTTTAATTAAGTCTATTACTCCAGCGAAATTTTCCTCACATCCCATGGGTAGCTGAATGAGTACGGGGTTAGCACCAATTCTTTTCTTCATCATATCCACAACTTTGAAGAAATCAGCACCCGTTCTATCCATCTTATTTATATAGGTAATGCGAGGTATTCCATACCTGTCCGCCTGTCTCCATACGGTCTCGGATTGGGGCTCAACCCCCCCTACCGCACAGAATATGGCAATGGAACCGTCCAAGACACGCAATGATCTTTCAACCTCCATAGTGAAGTCCACGTGCCCTGGCGTATCAATAATGTTAATCCGATAATCCTTCCAGAAGCAGGTTGTAGCGGCAGAGGTAATGGTGATACCCCGCTCCTGCTCTTGAACCATCCAATCCATAACGGCGGTACCCTCATCGACCTCCCCGATTTTATAGACTCTGCCGGTGTAGTAGAGTATCCGCTCCGTGGTGGTGGTCTTCCCGGCATCGATGTGAGCCATGATTCCAATATTTCTTACCTTGTTTAATGGAAATCTTTCTGCCATTTTTTTACCCTCTCTAAGTTAGTAGTTTATGATTGGTAGCTAGGAGTAAATATTCAATTAAACTACAAACTCCCAACTCCCCACTACCAACTGGTGATTACCAGCGATAATGAGCAAAAGCCTTGTTGGCCTCCGCCATCTTGTGCAAGTCTTCCCTCTTCTTTATTGCCGAACCAGTCCCCTTAGCTGCCTCCATGAGTTCAGCCGCCAACCGTTCACACATTGGCTTGCCTTTCCGAAGTTGGGCAAAACCCACAATCCATCTCAATGCCAAAGTAGTTCCTCGTCTTACTGGAACCTCTACTGGAACTTGATAGGTGGCACCACCCACTCTGCGTGGCCTCACTTCCAAAAGGGGTCTAGCACTATCGACCGCTTTTTTTAGTATGGTCAATGGGCTACTACCACTCTTTTCTTTAATTATATCAAAAGCGTCATAGACAATGGACTCTGCAAGACTCTTCTTCCCTTTCCTCAGAACCTGGTTTATGAGCCTGGTTACCAATTCATCGTTATGAACATGATCTGGTTGTACTTCCTTCTTCGGAACCGGTCCTCTTCTTGGCATCTCTTCCCCCTGTTCCTTCTCGTTAATATTCCCTATCCTACCTTGCGTTCTGAGCTTCTCAGCTCCCGAGCTTCTCAGCTTTTAGCTCTGTAGCTCGGAAGCTCAGGACATCGATCCAACACATCTGGCGACTGATTATTTGGGTGCTTTAGCTCCATATTTGGATCGAGCTTTTCTCCTGTCCTCGACTCCCGCGGTATCAAGAGCTCCCCTTACTATCTTATAGCGTATTCCCGGTAAATCTTTTACCCTTCCCCCGCGAATGAGAACAATGGAATGCTCCTGCAAATTATGTCCTATACCAGGCACATAAGAAGTTACCTCCACACCTGAAGTCAATCTCACTCTGGCTACTTTCCTTAAGGCCGAGTTTGGCTTCTTTGGAGTGGTAGTATAAACCCTGGTACAGACCCCCCTCCTTTGAGGGGAACCCATCAAAGCAGGTGTAGTGGTTTTTTTCTTTGTCCTCCCTCTTCCTTTTCTAATGAGCTGATTAATGGTTGGCATGACTCTTTCACTCTTGACCTCGTGACCTTTTTCTTACTTTCACATAAGTAGCGAGTAACAAAGCGTTACTCGCTACTCATCACATGAGTACCTGCGTGTCTTCAAAGCCACAGCAGGTTAATATATCATTGTTCCTCGGGATTGTCAACGGGTTCTTCCACTTCTTGCTCGGACGATTCAGCCAAATCGCTTACACCAAAGACTTCTTCCTGCAACTCTTCAGGGAAACAAATGCTTATGCCGCGGTATCGATTCATGCCAGTAGCAGCCGGGATGAGCTTGCCGATGATCACATTTTCCTTGAGACCAAGGAGTGGATCCACCTTCCCAGTAATTGCCGCGTCGGTGAGTACCCTTGTCGTCTCCTGGAAGGATGCCGCGGAGAGGAAACTATCGGTGGCCAGAGATGCCTTGGTTATCCCCAAAAGTACCTGTTTAGCCGTGGCGGGTTTTCCGCCTTCAGCGAATACCCTTTCATTCTCTTCCTCAAAGATATGACGATCAACCAATTGACCTGGAAGGAGCTCGGTATCTCCTGGATCTATCACTGTGACCCGTCGAAGCATTTGACGGACAATGAGTTCGATGTGCTTATCATTGATCTCCACACCCTGCGATTTGTAAACCTCTTGAATCTCCTGCACCAGGTAAAGTTGGGCGGCCTGAATTCCCTTTACTCTCAAAATGTCGTGAGGATTGAGGGAGCCCTCCGTTAATTGATCTCCGGCCCTTATCTTATCGCCATTGGCAACCTTAAGACGTGCTCTCCTCGAAACTTGGTAGATCTTTTCCTTACCATCTTTAGTGTGTATGATTATCTTCCTATGCTTACCAGTTTCTTTAATCTCGATTATCCCACTTACCTCAGCGATCTGTGCTTGTCCTTTAGGTTTTCGGGCTTCAAAGAGCTCAACGACACGTGGGAGACCATGGGTAATATCCTCTCCGGCTACACCACCGGTATGGAAGGTACGCATGGTGAGCTGGGTTCCGGGCTCGCCAATGGACTGAGCGGCAATTATCCCTACAGCTTCCCCGATATCAACCATCTTCCGATGGGCTAAGCTCCATCCATAACAGAGACGACAGACTCCATATTTCGATCTGCAAGTCATCACCGATCTGGTCATGACGCTCTGGATACCAGCATCTATGAATTTTTGAACATCCGATTCCTTAATCTCCTGATTGGCTTCAACGATAACTTCTTTGCCCACGGGATCGGTTATTGATTCGAGAGCCACTCTTCCCACAAGGCTGTGGTTGAGTTCTCCCTCCTCATTGAGGACGCTCACCGGGATTCCTTCCTTAGTCTTGCAGTCCCCTTCTCTTACTATGATCTCCTGGGCAACATCCACCAACCTGCGGGTGAGATATCCAGAGTCTGCGGTTCTTAAGGCAGTATCGGCCAATCCCTTTCGAGCACCATGGGTGGAGATGAAGTACTCTAATACCGTTAGACCCTCACGGAAATTGGTCTTAATGGGTCTGTCGATGATATCTCCTCTGGGATTGGCAACCAGACCTCGCATTCCAGCCAGCTGCCTTATTTGTTTTATATTCCCTCGAGCTCCGGAAGTTGCCATCATATAAATGGGATTGAACTTGCTGAAGTTCTTCTCCATGGCTTCGGTGACGTCATCCGTAGCCTTGGTCCAAATATCGACTATCCTCTGGTGGCGTTCATCCTTGGTGATGAGCCCTCTCCTATATTGTCTTTCGATTTTCTCCACCGCTTCCTCGGGAGCATCCAAGATTTTCCGCTTTTCTTCGGGAACCTGAATGTCGTCGATACCGATGGTGACTCCAGCCCTTGTGGCATGGTAGAATCCCAAAGCCTTGATGCTGTCCAGGATTTCAGCCGTCCTCACCGTATCGTATATCTCGCAGCATCTCTCGACTATATCGGCCAACTCTTTCTTGCCAATCTCACAATTTACAAAGGGATAATCATCGGGAAGAGCATCATTAAAAATGATTCTCCCCACCGTGGTATCGATGAGTTGACCATTCATATGAAGCTTAACCTTGGCATGGATATCTACAACACCATGTTCGTAAGCAAAGATAGCCTCTTCAGTGCCATTGAATATCTTGCCCTCACCCTTACAGCCATCTTCCTCGGCAGTGAGGTAGTAACAACCGAGGACCATATCCTGAGTTGGAGTAGCTAGAGGTCTACCATGAGCCGGAGAAAGGATATTATTTGTGGAAAGCATCAGGATTCTCGCTTCGGCCTGGGCTTCCGCAGATAACGGTAGGTGCACCGCCATCTGATCGCCATCGAAGTCTGCGTTGAAAGCCGTACACACGAGCGGGTGGATTTGAATGGCCTTGCCTTCAATGAGAATGGGTTCAAAGGCTTGTATACCCAATCTATGAAGCGTTGGAGCTCGATTAAGAAGCACGGGATGGTCCCCTATTACCTCTTCCAATACATCCCAGACCATGGATTTGGCCCTTTCCACCATACGCTTGGCGCTCTTGATATTCTGAGCGTGACCCAAATCCACCAATCTCTTGATAACAAAGGGTTTGAACAACTCTAAGGCCATTACCTTAGGAAGTCCACATTGATGAATCTTCAATTCGGGGCCAATGACTATAACCGATCTCCCGGAGTAGTCCACCCTCTTACCCAAGAGATTTTGACGGAATCTTCCCTGCTTCCCCTTGAGCATATCGCTCAAGGACTTCAGGGGTCTATTCCCGGGACCAGTAACCGGACGACCTCTTCTGCCATTGTCGAACAGGGCATCCACAGCTTCTTGTAACATCCGCTTTTCATTGTTGACTATGATCTCAGGTGCTCCGAGATCAAGCAAGCGCTTCAGTCTGTTATTGCGGTTTATAACCCTTCGATAAAGGTCATTCAGATCGGAGGTGGCAAATCTTCCACCATCAAGCTGAACCATAGGTCGAAGGTCTGGAGGAATGACCGGGATGGCTTCCAGAATCATCCACGCGGGTTTATTCCCTGAATTTTTGAAGGCAGCTACCACCTTCAACCGCTTTATGGCACGATTTCTTTTCTGTCCACGGGATTTCTTTATAGTCTTCCTGAGCAGCTTGGCTTCCTGGTCTAAATCCAAATTCGCTAAAAGTTCTTTGATGGCTTCCGCTCCCATACCTCCATGGAAGTATTCTCCATACCGAGCCCTCAAATCTCTGAAGAGCTGTTCATCGGAGATCAGTTGCTTGCATTCCAGATTCTCAAAGGTTTCAGAGACATGATTTAACCATTGAATTTTCTGTGCCACTTCATTTTGAAGCTCCTTGATTTCATGCTCAGTTTGGCTTTTGAGCTTCCTGATCTCAACCTCGAGAGAAGGATTGGCGCTGACCTCAACGACTTCCCCTTCCTCCGGCTCTATTTCTCCTTTTAGGATCTTTATCTTCCTTTCCTTTCCAGCTTCCAATCGCTTGATTTCCTTATCCAGTTCATGCTTAAGTTCCTCTATCTCCTTTTCAAGCTCCTCTTTTAATATCGGTAAATCCTTACTCTTAAGCTTCTCATCGATATAGGTAATGATGTGAGAGGCGAAATAGAGCACCTTCTCTAGATCCTTGGGACTGATATCCAGTAGATATCCCATGCGAGAGGGAACGCCTTTAACGTACCAGATGTGGGAGACCGGAGCGGCGAGTTCGATGTGCCCCATGCGCTCCCTTCTCACTTTGGCTCTGGTGACCTCAACACCGCAACGTTCGCAAATAATCCCCTTGAAGCGGATCCTCTTGTATTTGCCGCAATAACATTCCCAATCTCGGGTGGGGCCAAAGATCTTTTCGCAGAAGAGTCCGTCCTTCTCCGGTTTCAGCGTCCTATAATTTATGGTCTCCGGTTTTTTGACCTCTCCATTGGACCAGGA
This window encodes:
- the fusA gene encoding elongation factor G; this encodes MAERFPLNKVRNIGIMAHIDAGKTTTTERILYYTGRVYKIGEVDEGTAVMDWMVQEQERGITITSAATTCFWKDYRINIIDTPGHVDFTMEVERSLRVLDGSIAIFCAVGGVEPQSETVWRQADRYGIPRITYINKMDRTGADFFKVVDMMKKRIGANPVLIQLPMGCEENFAGVIDLIKMKAIVWMDDLGTIWEEREIPADLKSLAEEYRQYLLETAAEYDDELLHKYLEGEEITPEDINKALRNGTLSVKITPILCGASLKNKGVQPLLDAIVNYLPSPLDIPPVKGINPRIMREEIRPAFDEAPFAALAFKVQVDPYVGKLTFLRVYSGILQAGSHVLNSTTGLKERVGRILQMHANRREEKSRVCSGDIVAVVGLKRTFTGDTLCDQNHPIVLESMIFPEPVISIAIEPKTKADQEKLASSLAKIAEEDPTFRVKVDEETGQTIISGMGELHLEVIVDRLIREFKVGCNVGRPQVAYRETIRKPITSIEGKYIRQTGGRGQYGHVVIKLEPNERGAGYEFIDSITKGAIPKEFVPAVDKGIQEAMESGVLAGYPVVDVKAILYDGSYHEVDSSELAFKIAGSMAFKEAMKRAHPVLLEPIVKVEIIVPDEYMGDVIGDLNARRARIECMELRAGARVIKAHVPLSEMFGYATDLRSHTQGRATFTMQFECYEEVPKDIAREIIGKAQGEWSLAVS
- the rpsG gene encoding 30S ribosomal protein S7; translated protein: MPRRGPVPKKEVQPDHVHNDELVTRLINQVLRKGKKSLAESIVYDAFDIIKEKSGSSPLTILKKAVDSARPLLEVRPRRVGGATYQVPVEVPVRRGTTLALRWIVGFAQLRKGKPMCERLAAELMEAAKGTGSAIKKREDLHKMAEANKAFAHYRW
- the rpsL gene encoding 30S ribosomal protein S12, with translation MPTINQLIRKGRGRTKKKTTTPALMGSPQRRGVCTRVYTTTPKKPNSALRKVARVRLTSGVEVTSYVPGIGHNLQEHSIVLIRGGRVKDLPGIRYKIVRGALDTAGVEDRRKARSKYGAKAPK
- a CDS encoding DNA-directed RNA polymerase subunit beta', with product MLEVNDFDALKIGLASPEQIRSWSNGEVKKPETINYRTLKPEKDGLFCEKIFGPTRDWECYCGKYKRIRFKGIICERCGVEVTRAKVRRERMGHIELAAPVSHIWYVKGVPSRMGYLLDISPKDLEKVLYFASHIITYIDEKLKSKDLPILKEELEKEIEELKHELDKEIKRLEAGKERKIKILKGEIEPEEGEVVEVSANPSLEVEIRKLKSQTEHEIKELQNEVAQKIQWLNHVSETFENLECKQLISDEQLFRDLRARYGEYFHGGMGAEAIKELLANLDLDQEAKLLRKTIKKSRGQKRNRAIKRLKVVAAFKNSGNKPAWMILEAIPVIPPDLRPMVQLDGGRFATSDLNDLYRRVINRNNRLKRLLDLGAPEIIVNNEKRMLQEAVDALFDNGRRGRPVTGPGNRPLKSLSDMLKGKQGRFRQNLLGKRVDYSGRSVIVIGPELKIHQCGLPKVMALELFKPFVIKRLVDLGHAQNIKSAKRMVERAKSMVWDVLEEVIGDHPVLLNRAPTLHRLGIQAFEPILIEGKAIQIHPLVCTAFNADFDGDQMAVHLPLSAEAQAEARILMLSTNNILSPAHGRPLATPTQDMVLGCYYLTAEEDGCKGEGKIFNGTEEAIFAYEHGVVDIHAKVKLHMNGQLIDTTVGRIIFNDALPDDYPFVNCEIGKKELADIVERCCEIYDTVRTAEILDSIKALGFYHATRAGVTIGIDDIQVPEEKRKILDAPEEAVEKIERQYRRGLITKDERHQRIVDIWTKATDDVTEAMEKNFSKFNPIYMMATSGARGNIKQIRQLAGMRGLVANPRGDIIDRPIKTNFREGLTVLEYFISTHGARKGLADTALRTADSGYLTRRLVDVAQEIIVREGDCKTKEGIPVSVLNEEGELNHSLVGRVALESITDPVGKEVIVEANQEIKESDVQKFIDAGIQSVMTRSVMTCRSKYGVCRLCYGWSLAHRKMVDIGEAVGIIAAQSIGEPGTQLTMRTFHTGGVAGEDITHGLPRVVELFEARKPKGQAQIAEVSGIIEIKETGKHRKIIIHTKDGKEKIYQVSRRARLKVANGDKIRAGDQLTEGSLNPHDILRVKGIQAAQLYLVQEIQEVYKSQGVEINDKHIELIVRQMLRRVTVIDPGDTELLPGQLVDRHIFEEENERVFAEGGKPATAKQVLLGITKASLATDSFLSAASFQETTRVLTDAAITGKVDPLLGLKENVIIGKLIPAATGMNRYRGISICFPEELQEEVFGVSDLAESSEQEVEEPVDNPEEQ